Genomic window (Trueperaceae bacterium):
TCCCCCCGGAGGGGCGCTCCTAGGAGTCCGGTCCGACGCGGTATCATTCGACTGGCCAGAAGGTGGCCGGGATCGTTATGCCCCTGATAGACGGAAAGTACGAGATCCTCAGCGAGCAGCAACTCGGGCCCGAGCAGACACTGTTCGAGGCTACCGCGCCCGATGGTGCCGCGGTGAGGATCGTCTGGTACGAGTTGGAGCCCGACCAGGAAGCGCGCTTCGAGCACTACCGGCGAACGGTGAAGCGACTCAAGCGCTCCGACAGGGCGGCCGTCTACGACGTGGTCTCACGACCGGGCGCCCACTACGTTGCCTGGCACCTGCCGGTCGACGCCAAGCCAGCCGCGGCCGATGACGAGCTCTCCTCTGCCCTCGCCACGGCCGGCTACCGGGCCGAGGACGCCGACGTGAGGCGCAACGGCCGCCGTCCGATCCTCTACGGGCTCGCCTTCGACGGAACGTCGTTGCCGGCGACCGTCGTCCCTTCAGGGCCAGAGGAAGCGAGGCCCAGGGCGCGGCGTAGCGCGCCGGTGCCTCCCCGCTGGGCGGTAACGCTCGCAGCCACCTGCCTGCTGGGGATAATCGCGCTGGCCTTCCTCTATGCCGGGCTTACACAGCGGGCCAACGACACGCTGGTGGTGGTGCCGCGGGTGGCGGGCGCCGGTGTGAACGAGGCGGCCGCGCTGCTCCACGGCCTCGGCCTACGAGTGGATCCGGTACCGATCGGCTCATCCGAAGAAGCCGGCACGGTTCTCAACGTCGAGCCGGCCAGCGGGACGCAGCTGCGGCCGGGCCGCACGGTCAGGCTCTCCTACGCTCTCCCCCCAGGCGCGGTCACCCCCGCCGAAGTACCACGTGTCGTCGCCCGCCGATATCCCGAGGAGGCGGCGGCCATCCTCGAGGAGACCGGGCTGCAGATCGGGACCGTCGCCCGCATCCCCGCCGAGCAGGCGGCGGGACTCGTCATCTCCCAGTCGCCGGCCGCGGGGACGGTGAGCTACGAGGGCGCCACTGTCGACCTGCTCGTGAGCGCGGGGCCGAACGAGCAACTTACGTTCGTCCCCGACCTAGTCGGGCTGCCGGTCGAGGAGGCCCGCTATCTGGCGCGGGTAGCCGGGTTGTCGCCCGAGAGGATCCTCGAGGACGCCGTGCCAGCGGGGCGCGGTGACGCCGGCACCGTCGTGGCGCAGTCGCTCCGCCCCAATCAGCCGGTCGAGCAGGGGGAAGCGGTGTTGCGGCTAACCGTCGCTCGCCCCGAACGGAACCTCGCCTCCAACGAGTCGGGACTGCCATCGTTCGTGGGACTCAGCCTCGAGGAGGCCAGGGAGTTGGCCGGCTCGCTCGAGCTCACTGTCGAGCAGATCGCAGATCGAACCATCCCCGAAGTGGTCGTCGACCAGTCGCCGCCACCTGCCACCGAAGGGGCTCGGGAGCTTACTCTGGTCGTCAACGTCCACCCGCTCGTCATCCCCACCCCCGACGTGCAGGCGAACATCCGCGAACCGGAACCCAGGGAACTCGCGTTCCGCTGGTTCATCGAGCCGGGGATCCCCGAGCAGTTGGCCCGCGTCTACGCGACCGACCTCGAGGGGAACACCAGGCTCGTCTGGGTCGAAAGGGTGGAGGGCGGAGAGAGCGTCGAAGGGGTGTGGCGTACGATGGTCACGGGGCCGGTCCGGTTCAGCCTCACCCTCAACGATCAACCTTACGGCATAGATCTGCAGGCGAACTGAACCTCCTTGTGGCATGTGTGTGGGGAAGTAACAGACGGTGCCGACTGAGGTATAGTATCGGCCGGTCTCAAGGCCCGAGCGGCTGCCACCAGGCAAGGATAGCCGCGACTCGCCCGCAGCTTCTCGCCTTCCTCCGCAGCTAAAAGTCGCCTGGCTCCTCGCTCGTCACCCGGAAGGAATCTCGGTGCGTCAGACCTTCAGCGATCTCTCCCGATACGTTAGGCGCTACCCGGGTCGATACCTGGCCGGACTCGCGGCCTTGGTGGTATCCGGCTTCTTCACCACCCTGGTACCGATAATCGTCGGCGGAGCGGTCGACGGCCTCACCCGTTCGACGCTCACGATGGACGACGTCCTCGGCTACATCGGAGCCCTGCTCGCCTCGACGGCCATCGCTGCCCTGGCGATCATCATCGTGAGGCGCACCATCCTCAACGCCTCCTGGGAGATCCAGTTCGACATCCGCCGCGATCTGTTCGAGCACTTCACCCGGCTCGATTCGGCCTTCTTCGACGATCACAGGGTGGGCGACCTGATGGCCCGCCTCACCGCCGATCTCAACGCGGTACGGATGTTCGTGGGGGTCGCGATCTTCCAGGGAGTGAACACCACTTTCCTGCTCGGGTTCACGCTCTGGCGGATGTTCCAATTGAGCCCCCAACTGACCGCCTTCACCCTGCTGATGGTGCCTGTCATCGTCCTCTCCTTCTTCCTCCTCCTCAAGTCCGTTCACAAGCGCTACGAACGGGTCCAGGAGCAGTTCTCCGACGTATCGGCGATGGCCCAGGAGAACTTCAACGGGATCCGGGTCGTCAAGGGGTTCGGTGTCGAGGACCGCGAGATAAGCAACTTCAAGCGCCTCAACGACGACTTCATCCGTCGCAATCTCACCCTCACCAAGGTGGAGGGGCCGATGTTCCCGCTCATGGAGTTCCTCTTCGGCGCCACCATCTCCCTGCTGCTGCTGTTCGGTGGCCGGGCCGTGCTGGGAGCCGGCAACGACCTCACCATCGGCGAGTTCTCGGCCTTCGTGTTCCTCTTCGAAGGCATCCAGTGGCCGCTCATCGCCCTCGGCTGGATCGCCAACATCGTGCAGCGGGGCGTCACCTCCTGGGGGAGGCTGGCTGAACTCCTCAACACCCGGCCGCGCATCGCCGACGGACCTCAGACCGACTTCTCGCTGCGAACGGTCCGCGGCGACATAGAGTTCAGGGACGTGACTCTGAGGTTCGACGACTTCACCGCACTCGACCGGGTCTCGTTCCGGATCCGGGCGGGCGAAGCCGTGGGCTTCACCGGCCGCACCGGCGCCGGCAAGACGCTCATCGTAAACCTGATCGGGCGGGTCGTCGAACCGACCTCGGGACAGATACTGATAGACGGCCGCGACATCCGGGAGTTCCCGCTCGAGGTACTGAGGCGGCACATCGGCGTCGTCCCTCAGGAACCGTTCCTCTTCTCCGACACGATCGCCGAGAACATCGCCTACGGAATACCGAAGGACGACAGCCCCGAGCGGATGGAGCGGATCCGCGAGGTGGCCCGGATGGCGCAGCTGGCCGATGACGTCGAGGAGTTCCCGGAGGGCTACGACACCAGCCTCGGGGAACGGGGTGTAACCCTCTCCGGTGGCCAGCGGCAACGCACCGCGATCGCTCGAGCGATCATCCGCGACCCTTCGGTGCTTATCCTCGACGACGCCCTCTCGGCGGTCGATACCCACACCGAGGCCGAGATCCTCAAGGGGCTGGAGCAGGTGCAGAAGGGGCGCACCACCCTTGTCATCGCCCACCGCCTCTCCGCCTTCCAGAACTGCGACCGCATCTTCGTCATGGCAGAGGGCAAGATCAGCGAGCAGGGCACCCACCGGCAGCTGCTCGAGCAGGACGGCTGGTACGCCGACATGCACCGCCGCCAGCAGCTGGAAGCCGACCTGGAGGCTGCCTGATGGCCGACGTCAACCTGCCGAAAGGGCCCCTCACCGACATGAGCGACCGCCGCTACACGGTCGAGGAAGCCAAGGCGGAGCACCGCGAGCAGCGCCGTCACCGTCGCAAGGAGCTGCGCCGCGAAGGCGACTTCGACGAGGACGGGCAGGCGTTCAAGAAGGCGTTCGACGGGCAGATAATGCGGCGGCTCCTCCGCTACCTGAAGCCGTACCGCTGGCAACTCTTCTTCGGAGTGCTGCTGCTGCTCTCCTACAGCGTCCTCGTGCCCGCGTTCCCGTCTCTAATCGCGCGCGCGGTCGACAACTACATCGTGGCCAACCGCGCGCCCTTCAACGGCTGGACCATCGATCAGCGGCTCGACGGCCTCACCACGATCGTGCTCATCTACGTGGGGCTACGACTGCTGAACTTCGGATTGCGCTACGGCTACACGTACCTCGTATCCTGGCTGGGCCAGCACGTCATCTACGACATCCGCGAGGAGATCTTCACCAAGGTACAGAGGCTCCACCTCGGCTTCTTCGACCGCACCCCGGTCGGCCGACTGATCACCCGCATCACCAGCGACGTGGACGCCATCCAGCAGATGATGACCAACGGCGTGGTGGGACTGATCGCCGACGTCGGCCTCATCGTTGGCCTGATGGTCTACATGTTCAGCATCAACTGGCAGTTGGCCCTGATCACGCTGACGGTCATGCCCCTGCTCTTCCTCTCGCTGAACTTCCTGCGAACCCGCATCCGCGACGCCTACCGGACGGTGAGACTCCGCATAAGCCGCTCCAACGCCTACTTAGCGGAGAACCTCGAGGGGATGCGAACGGTTCAGCTGTTCAACCGCGAGACGCGCAACCAGCAGGCGTTCGACCGCATCAACCTGGGGCTGCTCGACGCCCAGGTCGAACAGGTCCGCTGGTTCAGCCTCTTCTTCCCCGCAGTGCAGCTCGTCGGTGGGATCTCGACCGCCCTGATCCTCTACTACACGGCCCGGCAACTGCTTGGGCCCGGCTTCTCCGAAGCGGTCACGATCGGGGTGTTCATCGCCTTCAACCAGTACAGCACGATGTTCTTCCGCCCCCTTCAGGACCTCTCTGACAAGTACAACATCATGCAGGCGGCGATGGCCTCGAGCGAGAGGATCTTCGGCCTGCTCGACACGCCGGAGCTCGTGGCCGACCCCGCGGATCCGCTCGGCTTCGACAGCGGGTTCCGCGGCGAGGTCGAGTTCGACCACGTATGGTTCGCCTACCAGAACGAAGAGTGGGTCCTGCGCGACCTCTCCTTCGAGATCGCGCCCGGCGAATCGGTGGCGTTCGTGGGTCACACCGGGGCCGGCAAGACCACCATCATCAGCCTCGTCTCGCGCTTCTACGATGTGCAGCGCGGAGCGGTGCGGATCGACGGCAAGGACGTGCGCGAGTACGAGCAGATCGACCTGAGGCGGCACGTGGGGATCGTCCTGCAGGACCCGTTCCTCTTCACGGGCACGGTGCGCAGCAACATCACTCTGGGGGACGACACCATCCCGCTCGAGCAGGTCATCGAGGCGGCGAAGTTCGTGAACGCCCACTCGTTCATCGAGCACCTCCCGCGAGGCTACGACACACCTGTGCGGGAGCGCGGAGCCGGCTTCTCGACCGGCCAGAAGCAGCTCATCGCCTTCGCCCGGGCGCTCGTGCAGAACCCCGACATCCTGCTCGTGCTGGATGAAGCGACCGCCAACATCGACACCGAGACCGAGGAGCTCATCCAGGATGCGCTGGAGAAGCTCATGCAGGGGCGCACGACGATCATAATCGCGCACCGGCTCTCGACGATCCAGGACGTGGACCGGATCATGGTGATGCGCAAGGGCAAACTGATCGAGCAGGGGAACCATTACGAGCTGCTCGAGCAGGGCGGCTACTACCGGCGGCTCTACGAACTCCAGTACCAGGGTCAGGAGGAGCGGAGCGAGGCGTAAGGGCAGAGTGGTGTCTCCGCCTGCAGAGCACTCACGTTCATCTCACCCCTACTTACAGTTTCGGTCGCCGCTTGCCCCTAAACTCGGCCTTCAAGGGCAAGGCAGCACCCTCCCGGAACGACTCACAGTCCTGGCGGAAGCAGGACGACCCCTCCAAGGAAGAGAAGCGAGACCGGACGCCCTTCCGGTCTCTTCTCTTTGGATCGGTTGCCGGACCTCGCCGGCGCACCCCTCCGTCTCGGATCAGTCGTCCTGGTCCACCTGCACCCGGTAGAAGAACGTTTCCTCCTGGCCGGGCTCCATCGGAACGAGCAGAGTCCAGCGGATGGCGTCGTACGTGTTCGGCTCCGCCACCTCGCGGTCTTCGCTTTCTCCCACCATCACCGGTTCGGCCGAGTACTCGTTGCTCCCGGGAGCGGAGTACTCGGTGAGCACCCGTTCGGAAGCGGGGGTTGCCGAGTTGGGCACGTACGAGGTGCCCTCGGGGATGGGACCGATGATCTCGACGATTCCCTCGGGCAGCGTCTCCTCGCTCCGGTTTATCGCGGTGATGCGGTATTCGACGATCTGCCCCGGCCTGGCGGTGGTCGCGGGACGCAGCTGTTCGTCTCCCTGGACCACGCTCACGAGGAAGGTCTCTATGCGGATTTCTATCGGGTTCTGCGCGGCCTCCTGAGCGAATGTCAGGCCCACCAGCGTCAGCGATACGAGTAGCAGCGCAAGACGTTTCATCGGCCCAAGATAACAGGGACGAATGACAAACTGTTGAGCAGTTCTTAAAGTTGCGCTTAAGGCTCGAAGCGGAGTAGGCCTCGCGGATCGGCCCGGTGTGCAGCGCCCTCCACTTGCCCGCCGCGGCCCCTCTGTTATACTGGCGGTCGCTCGCAAGCGGCCTGGGCCGTGGAGGGCGCGATATCCCGTAAGGGGCCGTGGCGCAGTTGGGAGCGCGCGTGAATCGCACTCACGAGGTCAGGGGTTCGAATCCCCTCGGCTCCACCATCTGAAAATGTCGTAGGGCGTGAGCTCCTGGCTCGCGCCCTACGTTCAGTTCGGTCCGCTCAGCGACCTGCCTTGGGAGTGGAGGGGGAGCCTGGGCTGCTCGGCCGCGGCCTCGGGCTGGCTGGCGACCTGTACCCTGCCCTCCTCGAAGAGGCGGCAGTAGGTCTCGACCAGCGCCGGGTCGAACTGGCTGCCGGCGCCGCTGCGCAACTCCTCGACGGCGTCCTGCCGGCTTAGCGCCTTCCGGTAGGGGCGGTCGCTCGAGAGTGCCTCGAAAACGTCGACCACGGCCAGGATCCGGCCGAAGAGTGGTATGTCCTCGCCGCGCAGGCCGCCAGGGTAGCCCGAGCCGTCCCAACGCTCGTGATGAGCGCCGACTCCCTCCGCAACGCGGCGGAAACTGTCGATGGAGCTGAGCAGGTTCGCGCCCAGCCTGGCATGGCGCCGCATCACCAGGTACTCCTCGAGGGTCAACCCGCCCGGCTTGCGGAGTATCTCCCGGGGGACGGTCACCTTGCCGATGTCGTGGAGCAGACCCGCCCAGTACAGCTCCTCCAGCTCACGGTCCCTGAGACCGAGGGCCTCGCCGAGGGTCCGCGAGTTGGCGGCGACCCGGTCGCAGTGCTCACCGTCGGGTTCGTCTTCGGTCTCGACGGCGACCGCGAAGCTCTTGAGTGCGGTGATCTGGGTGCGGATGAGGCTGCGCCGGCGCTCGTCCACGAGCCCCAGCAGGCGTCCCGAGATGCCGGCGACGACCAGGTAGAAGAGCTGCCGCGAGATCCAGGAGAGGTCTCCCAGGGCAGCGAACGTCGTAAGCGGGCTCAGTGCCAGACCGGCAGCCGCGGCGACGACCAGCGCTCCGCGCAAGCCGAAGAAGTAGGCGCCCACGATGATGGGCACGTACATGCCGTGTACTGTCACCTCTGCGAGGGGCGGCCATTGGGCGAGCAACGCGAATGCCAGTAGTGATCCGATAACCCAGCCCAATCCAACTCGCTTGCGCCGGATGTCATCGAGGAGATGTGAGCGCGAACTGCGGGCTTGCAGTTCGCCCGGATGAAGTTGACGTGATGCCACCGGTATTCCTCCGCCACGAGGATTCCCCCATAGGTCCCTCGTTGGTCGAAGGATTGCAGTTCAGGACTCATTCTGCTGTAACTTTCCCCTCTCGAACCCGGTTCGGAGCCTTAACGGAGAAGAGTCACTGCGACGAGCTTCCGGATGCCTTAACGAGCGGCCCGGTAGATGACCACTACGGGGACGCGTGGCGCCAGTGGATAATGTGAGCACGACGTGCCGGAACAGCCGATACGGTTCGTCAGAGGTGACGATGAACGAGCGTCCAAGCCTGGTGGGGCCGAAGCGGGCTCACCCCCTTGTCTTGCTGCTGATCGTTCTGCTCGTGCCACTCATCGCCTTCATCGACTACCTGACCGGGCCCGAGCTCGGTTCGTCGCTCTTCTACACGATCCCGATAGTCGTGATGGCGCGCATCGCCAGCCGCTTCGCCGCCTGGGCGACGCTGGTACTGGCCGCGCTCGGCTGGATGACGGTCGACGTCCTCACCACGCCGAGCTATACGGGGATCCTCATACCGCTGTGGAATACCCTCACCCGGGTCGCCTTCTTCACGCTCGCCCTGGTCGTGGTGAGGAACACCCAGCAGGAGTTGCGTTCTGCCCGCATCATGGCGCTGAGCGACCCGCTCACGGGGCTTCCGAACAGACAGTATCTGCTGATCATGCTCGGGGCCGCGCGGGCAAGGCTCGAGCGCTACGGTTCACCTCTAACCCTGGCCTTCATGGACGTGGACGACTTCAAGCCGGTCAACGACCGTCACGGGCACCTGGCCGGCGACAAGTTGCTCCAGGAGATCGCCACCGTTCTCGTGGAGGAGGTGCGCGATACCGACACGGTGGCGCGGATCGGCGGCGACGAATTCCTGATCCTCCTGCCCGACGCTCCCGCTCCGACCGCCAGTCAGATTCTCGAGCGGGTACGCAACGCGCTCGCCAAGATACGCCTACCCGAGGGCAGCGCCGTCTCCTTCAGCATCGGCGCCTGCACCTTCCTCGAGGCAGGCGAGTCGATAGAGGCCATGCTTCGGCGGGCCGACGAGCAGATGTACCGGGTGAAACGATCGGGCAAAGACGCGGTGAGGATAGAAGAGGTCGGCTGAAATCGTGAAGGATCGGCCGGGAGCGGTGGCGACCTGTAGACCAACCGACACTCGCTCGGCCCGAGGCCGACATAGAGTAGCGCAATGCCTCCGCCGGTCCCGTCCGGCCTGCTGCCCTCAGATCCCTTCGGAGGTCCGATGAGCTACGTCAGTGGCACGATAGAGGGCTTGAGTGAAGAGGCGGAAGTCTTCTACTGCAAGGTATTGAGAACGTTGCGGGATCACGAGATCAGGTTCCTGGTCGGGGGTTCGTACGCCGCCCACCACTACACCGGCAGGATCCCGCACACCAAAGACCTCGACATCTTCCTGCCGCCATCTCAGGTGGACCGGGCATTGGAGGCTCTCGCCTGTAGCGGTCTCGAAACCGAGAAGACATACCCGTTCTGGATCGCCAAGGCGTGCGACGGCGCTCACTTCGTCGACGTCATCTACCGGGCGGCGAGCGGTTTGTGGGAGGTCGAGGAGGAGTGGCTCGGTCGCGGGGAACCGAGCGAACTCTGGGGCGTTGCCGCCAATGTGGCCGGCGTCGAGGAGCTGATCTGGACGAAGGCGGCACTGATGGACCGGACCCGCTTCGACGGCAACGATGTCATCCATCTCCTCCAGGCCAGGGCGCACGAACTCGACTGGGAACGGCTCAGGCGGCTGGCGGGCGACAACTGGCGGATCCTGCTCGCCCACCTGACGATGTTCGGCTACGTCTATCCCGACCTGATCCCGCTGGTCCCGAAGCACCTCCTGGCCGAGCTCTCCCTCCACCTGTTGAGTGACAGAGGCGAGGTCGCAGAGAGGGATGTGTCCCTCTGCCGGGGAACGCTCATCTCGAATAGCCAGTACATATACGACGTAGAGGAGTTGGGTTACCACGACGCCCGCCTGCAGCCGTGGGGACGGTTGACGCCCGAAGAACTGAGGCCGTGGGTCGACGCCGTCAAGCGGGGGGATACCTGACGAGCGATACTGGCAACCGGAACCGCCGGGATGCATCCTCAGCGCTTGAACCAGCGGGCGCACAACCGCTATATTGGCAAGTTGCTTGGGTCGTTAGCTCAGTCGGTAGAGCAGCTGACTCTTAATCAGCGGGTCGTAGGTTCGAGCCCTACACGACCCACCAGGTGAAAGCAGGCAGGGACGAGCGAAGCACGTGCTCGTCCCTTCTTCGTCGGCTCGTGGACGCCTTCTCGCCCCTTGTGCGTCGGCTCCCGGGCCCCTTTCCTGACACTTCTTCCCCGCTCACCGTCACGGACCCCCCGCGAGGATCACGAGTAGCGGCTGCCCCGCTACGGAATGCGCTTAGCCTGCCATCCGGGATCCCTGGTCTGGAGCGACAGCTCAACCGCACTCGCCTTCACCCTCGTCTCGAACGGCCTCTCCATCCGTTGCCAAGAAGCGCCAGTCGTAGTCGTGCTCCTTCAACTCCAGGACCAGCACGCCGAACGTGTCGTCATAGCTGACCGCGCTCCCCTCACGGGCGTCCTCGAGGTCGTAGAGCGTGCTACCACCCGTGCCGACGACGAACTGACGTATCCCGTCGGCAGCCGGTTCACCTGCTGAGTTCATCGGGACGAAGCGCTCGTAATCGTGATCGTGTCCCGAGAGGACGAGATCAGCCCCGAACTCCTGCAACAGCTGCCAGATATCCGCCATCTTCCGCTCGTCACCGTGCCTGCCTGATGAGAATCTCGGGTGATGCCAGTAGGCGAGGATGCAGCTGGTGGAGGTGTGCTCCAGGTCGTTTCGCAACCACTCGTACTCCGGGGAGCCTGAACCGCAACCGCCCTCCAGAAATTTGCAATCGGAGTCGATGGCGTAGAGGCGCCACGCCCCGAGGTCGAAGGCGTACCAGCTCTTGTCAGGTTCGCCGGTTCGACCACCGAAGTAGGCGAAGTAGCCTGCCGCGTCTTTCGTCTCGTACTCGTGATTGCCGGGGACGGGATGAGTGATGTCCAGAAACCGTCCCCAGAACTCCTCGTATCGCTCCCGGAACGCGTCCAGCGTGCCCTTCTCGTACTGGGCGTCGCCCAGTACGAGAACGCTGTCGGGGTCGGCCATTCGAACGAGTTCAGCTGTATCGCCCATCCGGCAGGCGGTTTCGGTTGTCTCCTCGTGCGCGCCGCAGGTGATATCTCCGGCTGCTACCACGGTGACTACTGAAGCGGTGCTCTGATCTGTCTCCTTCTCCTCCTGGGCCAGCCCCTCCGACTGCTGCGCCGGGGTTGGGTTTGCGGCGAGGGTGAAGACGGTCAAGGTGACGATCAGCAGCCTGGCTACGCTCGCGGCCGCGTTCGTACTCATCAGGGTCCGAGGTTATCTCGAGAAATGCTGAGAATGTGCAGAGTTCTGCCTTCTAGTTCAACTGCTCACGCTCGGGAGGAAGAAGAAGGCTGTCGCCACGATCAGGTATACACCGAGAAGCATCAAGCCCTCGAGCCAGTTGGTCTCGCCGTCGCGGGCTACTGAGTTCGCGATCAGGACGGCACCCGCCAGCGTGACCAATTCGAGCGGATTGTGCAGCACCAGGTCCATGGGTTTGCCGATCAGGAAAGACAGGACTACCAGCAGGGGCCCCACCAGCAGCGCCACCTGGATCGTCGAGCCGAGAGCGATGGTCACCGCGAGGTCCATCTTGCCCTTCATGGCGAACAGCACGGCGGCGGCATGCTCGGCCGCGTTGCCGACGATAGGGATGATGATAATGCCGACGAAGTACTCGGAAAGTCCCACGGCGCGTGTGAAGCCCTCTAGCGAACCCACCAGGAACTCGGCCATGAACGCGACTAGGACGGTCGCGACGACGAGGGTGGAAAGCGCGGCGAATGGGCTTGCCGCTTCACCACCGGTCTCGTGGGTCTCGTCGGCCGTAGAGAGCAGGTCGCTGTGGGTCACCAGCGTGAAGACGAGGTTCGCGGTGTAGAGGATGATCAGCACGATGGCGACTCCCAGTGCGAGCCGTGCGTCATCGACGCGTATCGCACTGCTCTCCACGCCCAGTGTCCGTTCGGTGAAGTCGAAGAGCGCCGGGACCATGAAGGCGATCACGGAGATCGTGAGCAAGCTCGCCGTGACCTGCGCGGTACGTGCATTGAAGGTTTGCGTGGTGTGTCGAAGACCTCCCATGAACAGCGCCATGCCTAGCACCAACAGCAGATTGCCGATGATGGAACCGGAGATCGATGCCTTCACGACGCCGAACTTTCCGGCTTCGAGGGCGAAGAAGGCGATTATCAGCTCGCTGGCGTTGCCGAAGGTTGCGTTGAGCAGTCCTCCTACCGTGGAGTTGGTTCTGGCCGCGAGCCGTTCCGTAGCGTTGCCCAGGAGTCCCGCCAGGGGAAGTATCGCGAGTCCGGCGGAGACGAAGATCGATGCGGGAGATGCCCGGCTGTACTCGAGATAGAACGCGATGGGGACGAATGCCAACAGCCAGTAGAGGAGCCTCATCTGAGCGACGGTAACTGTGAAGCCCGCGGGACGACTGGTAGCTCGGCATTACTTCCTCATGGCACTCCCTCAGTCGCTCTCGGCTGAAGTCGCCGTACTCCTCTGACTCCTATCTGCGGATGCGCGGACGGGGAGAGTTTCGATGGCGCGTCCGGCGTCTCCGTGGCCGTTGCTTCTTGTCGCTCCCGCCCTGCCTGGCCACGGCGCGGGACTTCGTCACGAGCGAGCCGCATCTGTCCTGGGAATCGTCGGCACGCGCCGAGAAATGGTGTACGCTTCGTGCTTGCTTCAGGTGGGTCGCTGTCCCCGGCGCTAGACAGGAACAGCTCCCCCTTGCACCGGCAGAAGTACCCGAGGAGAAAGAGATGTTCCCCCACCTGTCCGATCCGGCGAAAGCCGTGGCCTTCTACGTGATATCGCTGCTCCTAGGCCTCAGCGTGGCGCTCACACCCGGAGCTTCCACCTTCGTCTATATGTTCACGCCGCTCGTCGCGGTGCTGATCATGATGCTTGTTGTCACGCGGGAAGGTTACTCCCGAGCCGGCTGGGCCTCTTTGGGGCTGCACCGC
Coding sequences:
- the cax gene encoding calcium/proton exchanger; protein product: MRLLYWLLAFVPIAFYLEYSRASPASIFVSAGLAILPLAGLLGNATERLAARTNSTVGGLLNATFGNASELIIAFFALEAGKFGVVKASISGSIIGNLLLVLGMALFMGGLRHTTQTFNARTAQVTASLLTISVIAFMVPALFDFTERTLGVESSAIRVDDARLALGVAIVLIILYTANLVFTLVTHSDLLSTADETHETGGEAASPFAALSTLVVATVLVAFMAEFLVGSLEGFTRAVGLSEYFVGIIIIPIVGNAAEHAAAVLFAMKGKMDLAVTIALGSTIQVALLVGPLLVVLSFLIGKPMDLVLHNPLELVTLAGAVLIANSVARDGETNWLEGLMLLGVYLIVATAFFFLPSVSS